TTGCTTTAGCATCTGCTTTTGATTTCTGGATTGAGACTTCTACCTTTTCCTTGGATGCTTGTTCGGCGGCCGCGACTTTCTTTTCTACATCCGCCACATGGTCCACGAGCTCTTGCAAATCATCGGATAGCTTTTTCATGATTCACTCCTCTATTCTTTGTTCTTTGCATGCAACTTATTTTCAATAATAGACGAACTACGTGTATTAACTTAGCATTCTTTTATAAAAACGATATTATAAAAATTCTAGGGAAACATAGTTAAGAAGAGGAATTAGGTTGTTTGAGTTGTGAAATATGAAAAAAATTGTAGACGGGTTTCAAGGCGTAATTATTCCAGGATCAAATATCCTTTGATTATGGATCAATTTTTTGAATCGATGCACTAGTAATAACATGAGTTCACCTGCTGCTATTTTTCTTGCATGACAGAAAAGCCGGCTTCATCCCTGTATTGCAAGGAGGAAAAAACAAAAGATAAAGAAACCCTTCAGCTTCTTTTTCATTCATAGCATACATGATTTTGAGTTTTTTGACCACCCATTCTCTCTCGGGGAGATCTTCTGGCCTGTACTTTGCAAGGGAATCTTCGTTCCAGAACGAAAAGGTTGAATCTCCGTTATTAGAAAAAGAGATCGAAAACCAGGAGGAGTTTGAATAGTAAAGGTACATGGAGTTTACCCGATAATCAGAACCAAGTCTCGGGTCAAGCCCTTCGATAACTCCGAGTTGCACTCCTCCTGGCCCGTCGTTTATACTATAATCATATCCAGCTCCTTTTGCAGTGGAAATAGCACGAGTGTAATATTCAGAGGAACCTAGGTTAACCCCGTTTGAATAGTAAAATGCTTGGTCGTAACAGGTTAGCATAAAAATGAAGCCACCAAACAATATTAGTGGAGTTAGCACAAGAAAGGTAAGAATTAGCAGTTTTTTCCTGTTTTTAGTCATTGACTCACTCCGGCTCAGAACGTCCCAACTTCCCCTTCTTCTCCAACGAAAAACACCATACCAAGACCTGGAGAAGAGGATTTTCCTTCTTCGGAAACGAAGACTTCAATGTCGTATGTTCCAGGACCGGGAACGGCCATCTGTACTGACTGATAAAGCATAGACCTTCCTTTTATGCAGTCAAGTTCTACATTTTTTGTTGCTACCTCACGAGAGGAGGTCGGCTCAATGGAGTCACTCTCTTCTAACTTAAATCGGATCAGAAGGACCGAACTATCCTCCTTGCCTGCATTTATAATACAGGCGGTTACATTCAGGACATTTTCCGTTACTCCGCTAACAGGTGTCGAATTTCCTTCAGATAAAGGCCTTACCTTAATATTTTCAACAGAGACAGAGGAGAATTCCCCCTCTTCGGAAGCCACACAGCCGCTAAAAGCGCTTAAACCCCAGCACATGAAGATTAGAAACAAGGACACTTTCATGTATTTATTCAAAAAAGTTCCTCCTTAAAAAGTAGATTTGACTCTTAATAAAAAGAAGTTCCTTTACTTTTACTTTCCTAATTTTGCAATTACTTTAGAGAAGTTGAGAGAGAAGCTCATATTTTAAAGGAAAGCTCAAAATTCAAGAGAGTTCACTATTTTTCAATAACTGTTTTTCATATATCCTGGCTGATCGGGTTCCATTCTTTATTTGTAAGACCCACTATTCAATCAAAGGCTTTGATCAGATGAAAGCCCCTGATCAAATGAGAGCAACAAACAAGATTATGAAGGTTAACAAAATCGAGAAATACTGCTGAATCAGGGGAATTTATAAAATCAGGAGAATTAGCAAAATTAAGCATCAGGAGAGATGTTAACTGCGTTAATCAAATCTCTGCGTTTATGTTATATGTTTTGCAGATAATGTAGGATTGGAAGTTAACAGTCACACAAGGTTTACCGAGCAATAAGCCTTAATTGAGCTACTTACTGTTAACCAGGAAATACCTGTAAAAATGGAGGAGCGTTTTTTATGGCAGCAGACATTTTTAACCAATTAGCGGAAGCTGTCGTCGACGGAGACGACGACCTTGCAGAAGAACTGGCACAAAAAGCACTTGACGAAGGCGTTGACCCCTACGACGCAATCGTTAACGGGCTGGCAAGAGGAATGGCAATTGTCAGTGACCAGTATGAAAAAGGAGAAGCTTTTGTACCTCACCTGCTCCTGGCTTCAGGTGCAATGTATGCAGGCATGGACATTCTTTCCCCTGAAATGATAAAAGAAGGGGAATCCATGCAGGCTGTGGGCGTTATAGGAACAATCGAAGGAGACGTTCACGACATCGGAAAAAACCTTGTAAAGACTATGCTCAGTGCAAACGGGTTCGAAATGATCGATCTTGGTGCTGATGTACCTATCGAAAAATTTGTCGAAACCGCAAAAGAGCACAGAGCCGACCTTATTTCCATGAGTGCACTGATGACAACAACCATGACCAATATGGAAAAGGTCGTTGAGATCCTTCAGGAAGAAGGCGTCCGTGACTCCATGAAAATTATGATTGGAGGAGCTCCTGTTTCCGAAGAATATGCCGCAGGAATCGGGGCAGACTCAACCCATCCTGATGCGATGCACGCAAGCGCATGGGCATCCGAAGCTGTAAAGGAACTTGAACCCAAAGCTACAAGGTGGAGTGAAGAGAGAATCAACCTTGGAAAAATCAAGTACAGGGAGATCCTTGCAAAGAAGACTGTTTCCGGTAAAGTGGACATCGGGCTTGAAACTGCTAACAAGATTAAGGAAGAGTTCGAAAGCATTGGCGTAAAGAGCAAGGAGGAAATGACCCACTTCGACAGGACAGTATCTGCCATGTCCGATAAAAAAGTCGACCGTCTGCCTGTCTATCCTCTTGCATGCGGTGTCCTCAGGAAATTTGCCGGGGTCAACTACAGGGATTATGCCACAAAAGCAGGAGCATTCACAGAGAGCGCTTTCCTTGGCTGCAAGTATCTGGATCTTGACATGTTTGTAGGGCTTGCCGACCTTTCAGCTACGTCCGCAGACTTCGGATGCAAGATCAAATATCCCGAAGATGATACACCGTCCTCTGAAGGACATATCAAGGACTATGAGAAGATCGAGGTCCCTGAGCTTAAGGAAGGCACCCGCGGCTATGAACTGGTCATGGCTTCAAAGATGGCAAAGGAGAAAATCAACAAGGAACTTAACACTCCTTTTGTAGGCTTCCATGAAGGGCCATTGTTAACCCTCACCCAGCTCATGGGTGCAGACCGCGTGCTCATGGATATGAAGACCC
The genomic region above belongs to Methanosarcina horonobensis HB-1 = JCM 15518 and contains:
- a CDS encoding adenine nucleotide alpha hydrolase family protein, which encodes MTKNRKKLLILTFLVLTPLILFGGFIFMLTCYDQAFYYSNGVNLGSSEYYTRAISTAKGAGYDYSINDGPGGVQLGVIEGLDPRLGSDYRVNSMYLYYSNSSWFSISFSNNGDSTFSFWNEDSLAKYRPEDLPEREWVVKKLKIMYAMNEKEAEGFLYLLFFPPCNTGMKPAFLSCKKNSSR
- a CDS encoding methyltransferase cognate corrinoid protein: MAADIFNQLAEAVVDGDDDLAEELAQKALDEGVDPYDAIVNGLARGMAIVSDQYEKGEAFVPHLLLASGAMYAGMDILSPEMIKEGESMQAVGVIGTIEGDVHDIGKNLVKTMLSANGFEMIDLGADVPIEKFVETAKEHRADLISMSALMTTTMTNMEKVVEILQEEGVRDSMKIMIGGAPVSEEYAAGIGADSTHPDAMHASAWASEAVKELEPKATRWSEERINLGKIKYREILAKKTVSGKVDIGLETANKIKEEFESIGVKSKEEMTHFDRTVSAMSDKKVDRLPVYPLACGVLRKFAGVNYRDYATKAGAFTESAFLGCKYLDLDMFVGLADLSATSADFGCKIKYPEDDTPSSEGHIKDYEKIEVPELKEGTRGYELVMASKMAKEKINKELNTPFVGFHEGPLLTLTQLMGADRVLMDMKTQPDVVLEAVQKCTDYICQLSELFFNEGACDALCIDNLWSNNVIMSEQDYWKFDGKFVYDQQIPIFKQYNQPYIIHNCADAVHFETQIRKFGTSLYSYAYYEKSRDKGSQNYADLIPKYGDICCMMGEVNPVEFMDGSAAGVQKVKDDTRNLLENVLPVLKENGLQSKYVLSSGCEIPPGGPLTTVQAMVNTVKELGPELQKKIMG